One stretch of Caldinitratiruptor microaerophilus DNA includes these proteins:
- a CDS encoding prephenate dehydrogenase, with protein MTEVPAPELPLDRVAIWGVGLMGGSLGMALRWAGAAREVVGIGRDRRTLRVAQELGAVDRWETDPEAGMAGAQLLVLGAPVRVIRDQAAEWGPRVPEGCVVTDLGSTKAEVVAAWEAHIAPGAAFVGSHPMAGSERAGVRAARPDLYRGARWVITPTPATPPWAAALVARVAEAVGARVLWMPPDLHDRRVAYVSHLPQIVATATAAAAQKGDEAVGWVMSLAAGGFRDTTRVAASPVYLWQDILLTNRDPVLAALADFREALDGLEAAVRAGDPEGIARWFSRAHEARSRLAL; from the coding sequence GTGACTGAGGTGCCCGCACCGGAGCTGCCGCTGGACCGGGTGGCCATCTGGGGCGTCGGCCTGATGGGAGGCTCCCTCGGGATGGCCCTCCGGTGGGCGGGCGCGGCCCGGGAGGTCGTCGGGATCGGGCGCGACCGCCGGACCCTGCGGGTGGCACAGGAGCTCGGTGCCGTCGACCGCTGGGAGACCGATCCGGAGGCAGGCATGGCGGGGGCGCAACTCCTGGTGCTGGGCGCCCCCGTGCGCGTGATCCGGGACCAGGCGGCGGAGTGGGGACCGAGGGTGCCCGAGGGCTGCGTGGTGACCGACCTCGGCAGCACGAAGGCCGAGGTCGTCGCCGCGTGGGAGGCGCACATCGCCCCCGGCGCGGCCTTCGTCGGCTCCCACCCGATGGCCGGGTCGGAGCGGGCCGGGGTCCGGGCTGCCCGGCCCGACCTCTACCGGGGCGCCCGCTGGGTGATCACCCCCACCCCGGCGACCCCGCCCTGGGCGGCGGCCCTGGTGGCCCGGGTCGCCGAGGCGGTGGGGGCGCGGGTGCTGTGGATGCCGCCGGACCTCCACGACCGCCGGGTGGCCTACGTGAGCCACCTGCCGCAGATCGTCGCCACCGCCACCGCCGCCGCGGCGCAGAAGGGCGACGAGGCCGTGGGCTGGGTGATGAGCCTGGCGGCGGGCGGGTTCCGTGACACCACCCGGGTCGCCGCCAGCCCCGTCTACCTGTGGCAGGACATCCTGCTCACCAACCGGGACCCCGTGCTGGCTGCCCTGGCCGACTTCCGGGAGGCGCTCGACGGGCTCGAGGCGGCGGTGCGGGCGGGAGACCCCGAGGGCATCGCCCGCTGGTTCTCCCGGGCCCACGAGGCGAGAAGCCGGCTCGCCCTGTAG
- the aroF gene encoding 3-deoxy-7-phosphoheptulonate synthase: MPMIIVMRKGATEEEIADVVERVERAGFGVHLSRGEESTIVGVIGGDRASLEALGSSLEGHPGVARTMRVTKPYKLVSREFHPEDTVVEVGGVRFGGGEVPVIAGPCAVEGRELYLEAAFAAREAGATVLRGGAYKPRSSPYTFQGLGEEGLEILAEARERTGLPVCTEVMDPESVPLVARYADILQVGARNAQNYPLLRALGQIDRPVLLKRGFGTTIEEWLSAAEYILAGGNSQVILCERGIRTFETATRFTLDVAAVPVVRQLTHLPVVVDPSHAAGKRQWVAALARAAVAAGADGLEVEVHPRPDESVSDAAQALSPEAFRQMMDEIAAIAAVLGRRVPLPTAHTRPAAGAPVAPVGD, translated from the coding sequence ATGCCGATGATCATCGTCATGCGCAAGGGAGCCACGGAGGAAGAGATCGCCGATGTCGTCGAGCGGGTCGAGCGCGCCGGGTTCGGGGTGCACCTCTCCCGCGGCGAGGAGAGCACGATCGTCGGCGTCATCGGCGGCGACCGGGCCTCGCTGGAGGCACTGGGTTCCAGCCTCGAAGGCCACCCGGGGGTGGCTCGCACCATGCGGGTGACCAAGCCCTACAAGCTTGTGAGCCGGGAGTTCCACCCCGAGGACACGGTGGTCGAGGTGGGCGGGGTCCGCTTCGGCGGCGGCGAGGTGCCCGTGATTGCCGGGCCCTGCGCGGTCGAGGGCCGGGAGCTGTACCTGGAGGCGGCGTTCGCGGCCCGGGAGGCCGGCGCCACGGTCCTCCGGGGCGGGGCCTACAAGCCGCGCAGCTCGCCCTACACCTTCCAGGGGCTCGGCGAGGAAGGGCTCGAGATCCTCGCTGAGGCTCGCGAGCGCACCGGCCTGCCGGTCTGCACGGAGGTCATGGACCCGGAGTCCGTGCCGCTGGTGGCCCGGTACGCGGACATCCTCCAGGTCGGCGCCCGCAACGCCCAGAACTACCCGCTTTTGCGTGCCCTGGGGCAGATCGACCGCCCGGTTCTCCTCAAGCGCGGGTTCGGCACGACCATCGAGGAGTGGCTGAGCGCCGCCGAGTACATCCTGGCGGGCGGCAACAGCCAGGTGATCCTCTGCGAGCGCGGGATCCGCACCTTCGAGACCGCCACGCGCTTCACCCTCGACGTGGCCGCGGTCCCGGTGGTGCGCCAGCTGACGCACCTGCCCGTGGTGGTCGACCCCAGCCACGCGGCCGGCAAGCGCCAGTGGGTGGCCGCCCTGGCCCGGGCGGCCGTGGCGGCCGGCGCCGACGGCCTGGAGGTGGAGGTGCACCCCCGTCCGGACGAGTCGGTCTCCGACGCCGCCCAGGCGCTGAGCCCCGAGGCGTTCCGGCAGATGATGGACGAGATCGCCGCCATCGCGGCGGTCCTGGGGCGGCGGGTCCCGCTGCCCACCGCTCACACGCGGCCCGCGGCCGGAGCCCCGGTGGCGCCGGTGGGTGACTGA